Proteins from a genomic interval of Lolium perenne isolate Kyuss_39 chromosome 1, Kyuss_2.0, whole genome shotgun sequence:
- the LOC127310249 gene encoding probable 26S proteasome non-ATPase regulatory subunit 3 has protein sequence MDGSSLLRKVNSLTHSLTSPHERSLPAFTLLAPVPPRAADADAAMPVDVEMNDSAAPAPAVIPAIADVPAPAPALSTLQHLKEIASVIEAGSLTKEVRRISRAVRLTVALRRRLAPRGVAAFLAFALPSYSDGFAHLSPLLPKEDGSEMDVDTAAPVAQVSIKHGLPDIEKYCYLLVLIFLIDHKKYDEAKACANASIARMKNLNRRTVDVLASRLYSYYSYAHELTNSLAEIRGMATLHRDELGQETLLNLLLRNYLHYNLSDQAEKLRLKAPCFEAHSNQQFCRYLVYLGKIRTIRLEYTDAKDSLLQAARKAPTAVDSAFSATNGL, from the exons ATGGACGGGTCAAGTCTGTTGAGAAAAGTCAACAGCCTTACCCATTCTCTCACCTCACCGCACGAACGTTCGCTACCTGCCTTCACACTCCTCGCTCCCGTCCCCCCTCGCGCcgccgacgccgacgccgccATGCCGGTGGACGTCGAGATGAACGACTCCGCAGCTCCCGCGCCCGCCGTTATCCCTGCGATCGCCGACGTCCCCGCGCCTGCGCCCGCTCTCTCTACCTTGCAAC ATCTGAAGGAGATCGCGTCGGTGATTGAGGCCGGGTCGCTGACCAAGGAGGTGCGCCGGATCTCCCGCGCCGTCCGCCTCACCgtcgccctccgccgccgcctcgcccccCGCGGCGTCGCGGCCTTCCTCGCCTTCGCGCTGCCCTCTTACTCCGATGGCTTCGCCCACCTCTCCCCGCTCCTGCCCAAG GAAGATGGAAGTGAGATGGATGTTGATACTGCGGCTCCAGTAGCTCAagtttcaatcaagcatggtctcCCAGATATTGAAAAATACTGCTACTTGCTTGTGTTGATTTTCCTTATTGATCACAAGAAGTACGATGAG GCTAAAGCATGTGCCAACGCTAGCATTGCTCGTATGAAGAATCTAAATAGGAGGACTGTTGATGTTTTGGCTTCTAGGCTATACTCGTATTACTCATATGCACATGAACTCACCAACAGCCTTGCTGAAATTCGTGG CATGGCAACTTTGCACCGTGATGAGCTTGGCCAG GAAACACTTCTTAACCTGCTTCTTCGCAATTACCTGCACTACAACTTGTCCGACCAGGCAGAAAAACTTAGGTTAAAGGCACCATGTTTTGAAGCACATTCCAATCAGCAG TTCTGCCGGTATCTGGTCTACTTGGGCAAAATTAGAACAATTCGGCTGGAATACACTGATGCTAAAGATAGCCTCTTGCAAGCTGCACGCAAAGCACCCACTGCCGTGGATTCCGCATTCAGTGCAACAAATGGGCTATAA